One Saccharopolyspora erythraea NRRL 2338 genomic region harbors:
- a CDS encoding helix-turn-helix domain-containing protein, with protein MTENRTTSRASRAFDDADYPAYTMGRAAEMLGVTPDFLRSLDAAGLLAPERSDGGHRRYSRTELTLAARVRELLDAGHTVLSAACRIAELERDLAAARARLAELDSGHDRDQHGRR; from the coding sequence ATGACCGAAAACCGCACGACCAGCCGGGCGTCCAGGGCGTTCGACGACGCCGACTACCCCGCTTACACGATGGGCCGCGCCGCCGAGATGCTCGGTGTCACCCCCGACTTCCTGCGCAGCCTGGACGCCGCGGGCCTGCTGGCCCCCGAGCGCTCCGACGGCGGGCACCGCCGCTACAGCCGCACCGAACTGACCCTCGCCGCGCGGGTGCGGGAGCTGCTCGACGCGGGCCACACCGTGCTGTCCGCGGCGTGCCGGATCGCCGAGCTGGAACGCGACCTGGCCGCCGCCCGCGCCCGCCTCGCCGAACTGGACAGCGGCCACGACCGCGACCAGCACGGGCGGCGGTGA
- a CDS encoding STAS domain-containing protein, whose translation MIPTQRQALNITLTRPHRDTTIVHLTGDLDDRSVPGLEELLIHRLRSCLRTVVVDLTELAYLSPRATDMLARQAGQARRNHTHLVIVACSPGRRVQADGGHARVLPCGDSTAHPHRAARS comes from the coding sequence ATGATTCCCACCCAGCGACAGGCGCTGAACATCACCCTGACCCGGCCGCACCGTGACACCACGATCGTGCACCTGACCGGTGATCTCGACGACCGCAGCGTGCCGGGACTCGAGGAACTACTCATCCACCGCCTGCGTTCCTGTCTGCGCACCGTCGTCGTCGACCTCACCGAACTGGCCTACCTCAGTCCCCGCGCGACCGACATGCTCGCCCGGCAAGCCGGCCAGGCCCGGCGCAACCACACCCACCTCGTCATCGTTGCCTGCAGTCCGGGCCGCCGAGTACAAGCCGATGGTGGTCACGCCCGCGTCCTACCGTGCGGCGATTCAACTGCTCACCCACACCGAGCCGCCCGGTCGTAG
- a CDS encoding TerC family protein — MIAGTPWWAWVGVLAAIVVMLVIDLLAHRRAHVVSIREALGWSSIWLSLGLGFGVVVWLSQGGTAGGEYFAAYLVEKSLAVDNVFVFALLFSYFAVPPQYQHRVLFYGVLGALVMRAGFIAAGAVLLERFHWIIYVFGALLLLTGIKMARHREFEVHPDRNPMVRLTRRLVPMTTEYHGQRFWIRQAGRWLATPLLVVLVAVETTDLVFAVDSIPAVFAVTSDPFLVFTSNAFAILGLRALYFLLAGAMHRFTYLRYGLAAILVFVGAKMLLTDLYKIPIWISLSVIIALIGGAIAASWWRQAPATTPEH; from the coding sequence ATGATCGCGGGTACGCCCTGGTGGGCATGGGTCGGGGTGCTGGCTGCGATCGTGGTCATGCTGGTGATTGATCTGCTGGCGCACCGGCGGGCGCATGTGGTCTCGATCCGCGAGGCGCTGGGCTGGTCGAGCATCTGGTTGAGCCTGGGGCTGGGATTCGGTGTCGTGGTCTGGCTGAGCCAGGGCGGCACGGCCGGCGGGGAGTACTTCGCCGCCTACCTGGTGGAGAAGTCGCTGGCGGTGGACAACGTGTTCGTCTTCGCGCTGCTGTTCTCCTACTTCGCCGTGCCCCCGCAGTACCAGCACCGGGTGCTGTTCTACGGCGTGCTCGGCGCCCTGGTGATGCGAGCGGGCTTTATCGCCGCCGGAGCGGTCCTGCTGGAACGCTTCCACTGGATCATCTACGTCTTCGGTGCCCTGCTGCTGCTCACCGGGATCAAGATGGCCCGCCACCGGGAGTTCGAAGTCCACCCCGACCGCAACCCCATGGTGCGGCTGACCCGCCGGCTGGTGCCGATGACCACCGAGTATCACGGCCAGCGGTTCTGGATCCGCCAGGCCGGCCGATGGCTGGCCACCCCGCTGCTGGTGGTACTGGTCGCGGTGGAAACCACCGACCTGGTCTTCGCCGTGGACTCCATCCCCGCGGTCTTCGCCGTCACCAGCGACCCCTTCCTGGTGTTCACCTCCAACGCCTTCGCCATCCTCGGCCTGCGGGCGCTGTACTTCCTGCTGGCCGGAGCCATGCACCGCTTCACCTACCTGCGCTACGGGCTGGCCGCGATCCTGGTCTTCGTCGGCGCGAAAATGCTGCTCACCGACCTCTACAAAATCCCCATCTGGATCTCCCTGTCGGTGATCATCGCTCTCATCGGCGGCGCCATCGCCGCAAGCTGGTGGCGCCAGGCCCCGGCCACAACACCAGAACACTGA
- a CDS encoding carboxylesterase/lipase family protein, with protein sequence MDLETIIESGRVRGRPVAGATAFLGIPYAAPPFGPRRFLPPRPPRSWSGVRDCHRFGPIAPQSARLPGAPVWSPQDEDVLTLNVWTPHAAERLPVLVWIHGGAYSFGSSAQPDFDGAALARAGLVVVTCNFRLGFEGFGRLEDFPDNRGLLDQAAALRWVRDNIAGFGGDPAAVTVAGQSSGAGSIVCLMDLAAGLFRRAILHSVPDAYCSSDFATAIAQEVAAQSGVAPDLASPRQLVAASDQVAASSLGSAPGRRGYDPVLYGPVLDHDPRPDPAVELLICHTTREYWLFDEVGGLARVQDDDGLADFARALDIPASVLTGYRDAMPGATVHELHLALFGDRIFGAHSTRLALRHADAGGRTHLARFARQRHRPDGSAVHPWHCADVPFCFGNIESPEAEFLIGGPPDDADHALSQRMVRAWADFAATGDPGWRPLGTPARPVRVWDVEDADPQHVQAPPLDHWFR encoded by the coding sequence GTGGACCTGGAGACGATCATCGAGTCAGGGCGGGTGCGGGGCAGGCCGGTCGCCGGCGCGACCGCGTTCCTCGGCATCCCCTACGCCGCGCCACCGTTCGGCCCCCGCCGCTTCCTGCCCCCACGGCCCCCGCGCTCGTGGTCCGGTGTGCGCGACTGCCACCGCTTCGGGCCGATCGCACCGCAGTCGGCGCGGCTTCCCGGTGCACCGGTGTGGTCGCCGCAGGACGAGGACGTGCTCACCCTCAACGTGTGGACCCCGCACGCGGCCGAGCGCCTGCCGGTGCTGGTGTGGATCCACGGTGGCGCCTACAGCTTCGGGTCCTCGGCGCAGCCGGACTTCGACGGCGCCGCGCTGGCGCGAGCCGGGCTCGTCGTGGTGACGTGCAACTTCCGGCTCGGCTTCGAAGGTTTCGGACGCTTGGAGGACTTCCCGGACAACCGCGGGCTGCTCGACCAGGCGGCCGCACTGCGCTGGGTCCGCGACAACATCGCCGGCTTCGGCGGTGATCCGGCCGCGGTCACCGTCGCCGGGCAGTCCTCGGGAGCGGGCTCGATCGTCTGCCTGATGGACCTCGCGGCGGGACTGTTCCGGCGCGCGATCCTGCACAGTGTCCCGGACGCCTACTGCTCCTCGGACTTCGCCACCGCGATCGCGCAGGAGGTGGCGGCGCAGTCCGGTGTCGCACCGGACCTGGCTTCGCCGCGGCAGCTCGTGGCCGCATCCGACCAAGTCGCGGCGTCCTCGCTCGGCAGCGCGCCGGGCCGTCGCGGCTACGACCCGGTGCTCTACGGCCCGGTCCTGGACCACGACCCGCGCCCCGATCCGGCCGTGGAGCTGCTGATCTGCCACACCACGCGGGAGTACTGGTTGTTCGACGAGGTCGGCGGCCTGGCCCGCGTGCAGGACGACGACGGGCTCGCCGATTTCGCCCGTGCGCTCGACATTCCCGCGTCCGTGCTGACCGGCTACCGCGATGCGATGCCCGGGGCCACGGTGCACGAGCTCCACCTCGCGCTGTTCGGCGACCGGATCTTCGGCGCGCACAGCACGCGGCTGGCGTTGCGCCACGCCGATGCGGGCGGACGGACTCACCTGGCGCGCTTCGCGCGGCAACGCCACCGCCCGGACGGATCGGCGGTGCACCCGTGGCATTGCGCGGACGTGCCGTTCTGCTTCGGCAACATCGAGTCGCCCGAAGCGGAGTTCCTCATCGGCGGCCCGCCCGACGACGCCGACCACGCGCTGTCGCAGCGCATGGTGCGGGCGTGGGCGGATTTCGCCGCGACCGGTGACCCGGGCTGGCGTCCGCTCGGCACGCCGGCACGACCGGTCCGGGTCTGGGACGTCGAGGACGCCGACCCGCAGCACGTCCAGGCACCGCCCCTGGATCATTGGTTCCGGTGA
- a CDS encoding helix-turn-helix transcriptional regulator, with protein MSTPAKPTNTSPAAGERASPGWTFLTNHGHVLLCLAAEGDLTIRQLAHRVGITERATQAIISDLIAGGYLTRTRVGRRNSYTVNPNGPLRHPLEAHHNVGTLIHALR; from the coding sequence ATGAGTACCCCCGCCAAGCCCACCAACACGAGCCCGGCCGCAGGCGAGCGGGCATCGCCGGGCTGGACGTTCCTGACCAACCACGGCCACGTCCTGCTGTGCCTGGCCGCCGAAGGCGACCTGACCATCCGCCAACTCGCACACCGCGTCGGCATCACCGAACGCGCCACCCAGGCCATCATCAGCGACCTCATCGCCGGCGGATACCTCACCCGCACCCGCGTCGGACGCCGCAACAGCTACACCGTCAACCCCAACGGCCCCCTGCGGCACCCCCTCGAAGCCCACCACAACGTCGGCACCCTCATCCACGCCCTGCGCTGA
- a CDS encoding UvrD-helicase domain-containing protein has translation MISWQYRPVRYYADLHIHSKYSRACSKDCDIEHLTWWARRKGISLVGTGDFTHPAWFAHLREVLEPAEPGVFRLRPEHDREFARTMPPTCSGEVRFMLSVEISTIYKCGDFTRKVHHLCYVPDFAAAEKFNQRLGRIGNLGSDGRPILGLDSRDLLEITLESGDGAYLVPAHIWTPWFAVLGSKAGFNSIEECYRDLSEHIFALETGLSSDPEMNWRVSMLDRYTLVSHSDAHSPPMLGREASVFDTDLDYFAVRDALRTGAGYEGTVEFFPEEGKYHLDGHRKCEVRMDPGDTRAHGGRCPSCGKPLTVGVLHRVDALADRPAGVRPDGAAGYRNLIPLPEIVGEILGVGPKSKKVRGEIDRLTAAHGPELSILEQVPLDDLRRSSEPLAEAIDRLRRGQVIRESGYDGEYGVIRLFEPGELQRLRSGHASALFDDALFTPAPPAPTRPAPVEPSAAEPADEPETPAVQANAADGVLAGLDPDQRAAASAEAGPLLIVAGPGTGKTRTVTHRIAHLVLERQVPARECLAITFTRRAAEEMTERLHALAGPTAAELTVATFHSFGLQLLRDHHDKAGLSADFGLADASVQHEVLTEVAGDERAAKALRAELSRARRGGDTDEDTAAALHRYTTALRERNLIDFDDLVVLPVRLLESDDELRAAYRDRFRWITVDEYQDVDEMQYRLLRQLAPAGANLTAVGDPDQAIYSFRGADVGFFLRFQQDWPQAPVVQLTRNYRSGRHILDGAVRAIRPGTLVPDRVLLPAGDRPAQRITVHEATDEHAEAAFVARSIDRLLGGASFHSLDSGRVDGDGHGGIGFADIAVLYRTDSQSRAVLDELVRCGLPVQKRSHDPLSARPGVDHLMRELALVPARKGSVPERVRWAADAVLAAMPDAVQEQTAEIHAAAELLMPLAQRCGDDVQRFRRELLLGAEVDALDPRADAISLLTLHAAKGLEFPVVFVVGCEDGLLPLRWPGATPENDDIAEERRLFFVGMTRAQDHLHLTRAARRTRHGTERDTRPSPFLEGLGEDIVERIAAPARRRTRATQLSLL, from the coding sequence GTGATCTCCTGGCAGTATCGCCCGGTGCGCTATTACGCCGATCTGCACATCCACTCGAAGTACTCCCGCGCGTGCAGCAAGGACTGCGACATCGAGCACCTGACCTGGTGGGCGCGGCGCAAGGGGATCAGCCTGGTGGGCACCGGCGACTTCACCCACCCGGCGTGGTTCGCGCACCTGCGCGAGGTGCTGGAACCGGCCGAGCCCGGGGTGTTCCGGCTGCGCCCGGAACACGACCGCGAGTTCGCCCGCACCATGCCGCCGACCTGCTCCGGCGAAGTCCGGTTCATGCTCTCGGTCGAGATCTCGACGATCTACAAATGCGGCGACTTCACCCGCAAGGTCCACCACCTGTGCTACGTGCCCGACTTCGCCGCGGCCGAGAAGTTCAACCAGCGGCTGGGCCGCATCGGCAACCTCGGTTCCGACGGCAGGCCGATCCTGGGACTGGACTCCCGCGACCTGCTGGAGATCACGCTGGAAAGCGGCGACGGCGCCTACCTGGTGCCCGCCCACATCTGGACGCCGTGGTTCGCGGTGCTGGGTTCCAAGGCCGGGTTCAACAGCATCGAGGAGTGCTACCGCGACCTCTCCGAGCACATCTTCGCCCTGGAGACCGGCCTCTCCAGCGACCCGGAGATGAACTGGCGGGTGTCGATGCTCGACCGCTACACGCTGGTCAGCCACTCCGACGCGCACTCCCCGCCGATGCTGGGGCGCGAGGCCAGCGTCTTCGACACCGACCTGGACTACTTCGCCGTGCGCGACGCGCTGCGCACCGGTGCCGGCTACGAGGGCACCGTGGAGTTCTTCCCCGAGGAGGGCAAGTACCACCTCGACGGGCACCGCAAGTGCGAGGTGCGGATGGATCCCGGCGACACCCGCGCCCACGGCGGACGGTGCCCGAGCTGCGGCAAGCCGCTGACCGTCGGGGTGCTGCACCGCGTGGACGCGCTGGCCGACCGGCCCGCGGGTGTGCGCCCGGACGGCGCCGCCGGCTACCGCAACCTCATCCCGCTGCCGGAGATCGTCGGCGAGATCCTGGGCGTGGGCCCCAAGAGCAAGAAGGTCCGCGGTGAGATCGACCGGCTCACCGCCGCGCACGGACCGGAACTGTCCATCTTGGAACAGGTTCCCCTCGACGACCTGCGCCGCAGCTCCGAGCCGCTGGCCGAGGCGATCGACCGGCTGCGGCGCGGCCAGGTCATCCGCGAGTCCGGCTACGACGGCGAGTACGGCGTGATCCGGCTGTTCGAACCGGGCGAACTCCAGCGGCTGCGCAGCGGCCACGCCTCAGCCCTGTTCGACGACGCGCTGTTCACCCCGGCCCCACCCGCGCCGACCCGCCCCGCACCGGTCGAGCCCAGCGCTGCGGAACCCGCCGACGAGCCGGAAACACCCGCGGTCCAGGCGAATGCCGCCGACGGGGTGCTCGCCGGGCTCGATCCCGACCAGCGCGCCGCGGCCTCGGCGGAGGCCGGACCGCTGCTGATCGTGGCCGGCCCCGGAACCGGCAAGACCCGCACCGTGACCCACCGCATCGCGCACCTGGTGCTGGAAAGGCAGGTCCCGGCGCGGGAGTGCCTGGCCATCACCTTCACGCGGCGCGCGGCGGAGGAGATGACCGAGCGGCTGCACGCGCTGGCCGGGCCCACCGCCGCCGAGCTGACCGTGGCCACCTTCCACTCCTTCGGACTCCAGCTCCTGCGCGACCACCACGACAAGGCGGGGCTCAGCGCGGACTTCGGCCTGGCCGACGCGAGCGTGCAGCACGAGGTCCTCACCGAGGTCGCCGGTGACGAGCGCGCCGCGAAGGCGCTGCGCGCGGAGCTGTCGCGCGCCCGCCGAGGCGGCGACACCGATGAGGACACCGCAGCCGCCCTGCACCGCTACACCACCGCACTGCGCGAGCGGAACCTCATCGACTTCGACGACCTGGTCGTGCTGCCGGTGCGGCTGCTGGAGTCCGACGACGAACTGCGCGCGGCCTACCGCGACCGGTTCCGCTGGATCACCGTCGACGAGTACCAGGACGTCGACGAGATGCAGTACCGGCTGCTGCGCCAGCTCGCCCCCGCCGGGGCGAACCTGACCGCCGTCGGCGACCCCGACCAGGCGATCTACTCCTTCCGCGGCGCCGATGTCGGGTTCTTCCTGCGCTTCCAGCAGGACTGGCCGCAGGCTCCGGTGGTGCAGCTGACCCGCAACTACCGCAGCGGACGCCACATCCTCGACGGCGCGGTGCGGGCCATCCGCCCCGGCACGCTGGTGCCCGACCGCGTCCTGCTGCCCGCCGGTGACCGGCCCGCGCAGCGCATCACCGTGCACGAGGCCACCGACGAGCACGCCGAAGCCGCGTTCGTGGCCCGCAGCATCGACCGGCTGCTCGGCGGCGCCTCCTTCCACTCCCTCGACAGCGGCCGCGTCGACGGCGATGGCCACGGCGGTATCGGGTTCGCCGACATCGCGGTCCTCTACCGCACCGACTCGCAGTCGCGGGCCGTGCTCGACGAACTGGTGCGGTGCGGCCTGCCGGTGCAGAAGCGCTCGCACGACCCGCTCTCGGCCCGTCCCGGCGTCGACCACCTCATGCGGGAACTCGCGCTGGTGCCCGCGCGGAAGGGCTCGGTGCCCGAACGGGTGCGGTGGGCCGCCGATGCGGTGCTGGCCGCGATGCCCGACGCCGTCCAGGAGCAGACCGCCGAAATCCACGCGGCCGCCGAGCTGCTGATGCCGCTGGCGCAGCGCTGCGGCGACGACGTGCAGCGCTTCCGCCGCGAACTGCTGCTCGGCGCCGAGGTCGACGCGCTGGACCCGCGCGCCGACGCCATCTCGCTGCTGACCCTGCACGCGGCCAAGGGCCTGGAGTTCCCGGTGGTGTTCGTCGTGGGATGCGAGGACGGTCTGCTGCCGCTGCGCTGGCCGGGTGCGACGCCCGAGAACGACGACATCGCCGAGGAGCGCCGGCTGTTCTTCGTCGGGATGACCCGCGCGCAGGACCACCTCCACCTCACCCGCGCGGCCCGCCGCACCCGGCACGGCACCGAACGCGACACCCGCCCCTCACCGTTCCTGGAGGGCTTGGGCGAGGACATCGTCGAGCGCATCGCCGCGCCCGCCCGCCGCCGCACTCGCGCGACCCAGCTCAGCCTGCTGTGA
- a CDS encoding HPP family protein — translation MRVRDIMQRPVVSVRTSDSGHQAAVLLAEHGYAALPVLGGEHTVVGMVSGGDLLRAQAELRAVAVAEVMSAPAVSPGGAACRSSTTMPGCWASSAAATCSGLP, via the coding sequence ATGCGAGTGCGCGACATCATGCAGCGCCCGGTGGTCTCGGTGCGCACATCCGACAGCGGACATCAGGCGGCGGTGCTGCTGGCCGAGCACGGCTACGCCGCACTGCCGGTGCTCGGCGGCGAGCACACCGTGGTCGGCATGGTCAGCGGCGGCGACCTGCTCCGGGCCCAGGCCGAACTGCGGGCGGTCGCGGTGGCCGAGGTCATGAGTGCTCCCGCCGTGTCTCCGGGCGGCGCAGCCTGCCGGTCCTCGACAACGATGCCGGGCTGCTGGGCATCCTCAGCCGCGGCGACCTGCTCCGGATTGCCCTGA
- a CDS encoding site-specific integrase: protein MARREVALREKTLYRMLYETAGRAEEILGLNIEDLDLAGRRAAVKAKGARAKTCRRGQAREDVVLETVYWDAGTARLLPRLLKGRTRGPVFVTHRRPGPGKVLGPRDVCPDTELARLSYGRARALLDAHTAMRGPGTGWDLHEFRHSALTHLGEAGASLLLLMAKSRHKKPENLRRYFQPSGEAIAEVTSLLAPGDAHT, encoded by the coding sequence GTGGCCCGCCGTGAGGTGGCACTCCGGGAGAAGACGCTCTACCGGATGCTCTATGAAACCGCCGGTCGTGCCGAGGAGATCCTCGGTCTCAACATCGAGGACCTTGACCTGGCCGGGCGCCGGGCGGCGGTGAAGGCCAAGGGAGCACGGGCAAAAACCTGCCGCCGCGGGCAGGCCCGCGAGGACGTTGTGCTGGAGACCGTCTACTGGGACGCCGGTACCGCCCGCCTGCTGCCCCGGTTACTCAAGGGGCGCACCCGAGGCCCGGTGTTTGTCACCCATCGCCGTCCCGGACCTGGCAAGGTCCTCGGTCCCCGCGATGTGTGCCCGGACACCGAGTTGGCGCGGCTGTCCTACGGCCGGGCCCGTGCTCTGCTGGATGCCCACACCGCGATGCGCGGGCCCGGTACCGGGTGGGATTTGCACGAGTTCCGTCACTCGGCGCTGACTCACCTCGGCGAGGCCGGCGCGTCGTTGCTGTTGTTGATGGCGAAGTCGAGGCACAAGAAGCCGGAGAACCTTCGCCGCTACTTCCAACCCTCGGGCGAGGCCATCGCCGAGGTCACCAGCCTGCTCGCGCCCGGCGATGCCCACACCTGA
- a CDS encoding Tn3 family transposase, producing the protein MPVEFLSDEQAAAYGRLPESLSRAELERFFFLDDVDRGLVEAKRRDHNKLGFALQLVTVRNAGAFLEEPLGVPAELVDYLAEQLGIADASCVKSYGERSMTRLEHQWEIRSVEVWREFSDVEGELGEWVEARAWTTGDGPKALFDAAVGWLRERKVLLPGVTTLVRLVASRREAANQRLWETLHDLLDDGQRTALDGLLEVPDGHRNSRLDRLRRPPVRVSGPAMVDALQRASEILGLGFAEVDAEVVPPRRLAELSRYGVQGKASLLRRHGDSRRAATLLATVTYLQTRAVDDALDLLDVLIASKLLARAERESAKEKLRTLPKLGKASAKLAAALGVLLEVTGAHDDLAEQAADDGDAVEPVSLAQVWAEIEAVVPRSELADALTAVVELAGSPDSDADEAWRSELVKRFATVRPFLPLLCEVIRFGAAPDGQRVLAALRDLPRLWGGGRNKVDRSEIDEQLLIGSWRRLVLHAPGLEPGAIDWRAYTFCVLEQFHRCLRRRDIFAVNSSKWGDPRAKLLAGSAWTTAKPVVLASLGLPADPDDHLDERAEALDATFREVTVGLPDNTAVRFDEHGHLHLAALPAEAEPPSVENLRVLTNRMLPRVDLPEVLLEVFAWTGADAAFTSITGGDARLADLHISIAALLVSEACNIGWAPVIKPGVPALTRDRLAHVDATYMRMDTIKAANATLIAHQARIGLAQTWGGGHVASVDGMRFVVPVQTINARHNSHYWGQKRGATWLNMINDHAAGLAGKVVAGTPRDSLHVLDVLYDRDGGQKPQMIVTDTASYSDIVFGLLTLAGFTYAPQLADLPDQKLWRIDTRADYGPFATAARGRIDLERVRRHWEDILRVTASIHTGAVRAHDVIRMLSRDGHPTPLGEAIAHYGRIHKTLHVLRLVDDTGYRRDIKAQANLQEGRHALARRIFHGQRGELRQRYYEGMEDQLGALGLVLNALVLFTTRYLDAAISELRAAGYEVRDADAARLSPFVRHHVNMLGRYSFLTPELAGGLRPLRDPSEPDEEEIA; encoded by the coding sequence GTGCCCGTTGAGTTCTTGTCCGATGAGCAGGCCGCGGCTTACGGGCGGTTGCCGGAGTCGTTGTCCCGGGCGGAGTTAGAGCGGTTCTTCTTCCTCGATGACGTCGACCGCGGCTTGGTCGAGGCCAAGCGGCGTGACCACAACAAGCTGGGTTTCGCGCTGCAGTTGGTGACGGTGCGCAACGCCGGGGCGTTCCTTGAGGAGCCGCTGGGGGTGCCGGCGGAGTTGGTGGACTACCTCGCCGAGCAGCTCGGTATCGCGGATGCCTCGTGTGTGAAGTCCTATGGTGAGCGGTCGATGACCCGGCTGGAACACCAGTGGGAGATCCGCAGCGTGGAGGTGTGGCGGGAATTCTCCGACGTCGAGGGCGAGCTGGGCGAGTGGGTCGAGGCCCGCGCTTGGACCACCGGGGACGGGCCGAAGGCGCTGTTCGACGCCGCTGTGGGGTGGTTGCGTGAACGGAAGGTGCTGCTGCCCGGGGTGACGACGTTGGTGCGACTGGTGGCGTCGCGGCGGGAGGCGGCGAATCAGCGGTTGTGGGAGACGCTGCACGATCTGCTCGACGACGGGCAGCGCACAGCGCTGGATGGGCTGCTGGAAGTGCCGGATGGGCACCGGAACTCACGCCTGGATCGGCTGCGGCGCCCGCCGGTGCGGGTGTCGGGCCCGGCGATGGTCGACGCGCTCCAGCGCGCGTCGGAGATCCTCGGGCTGGGATTCGCCGAGGTTGATGCCGAGGTGGTGCCGCCGCGCCGGTTGGCGGAGTTATCGCGGTATGGGGTGCAGGGCAAGGCGAGTCTGCTGCGCCGTCACGGGGATTCCCGGCGGGCGGCGACGCTGTTGGCGACGGTTACCTACTTGCAGACCCGGGCGGTCGATGACGCCCTGGACCTCCTCGATGTGCTGATCGCCTCGAAGCTGCTGGCCCGCGCGGAGCGGGAGTCGGCGAAGGAGAAGCTGCGCACCCTGCCCAAGCTGGGCAAGGCATCGGCGAAGCTCGCGGCCGCGCTCGGGGTTCTGCTGGAGGTCACCGGCGCGCACGATGACCTCGCTGAGCAGGCCGCCGACGACGGCGACGCCGTGGAGCCGGTGAGCTTGGCGCAGGTGTGGGCCGAGATCGAGGCCGTGGTGCCCCGCTCCGAGCTCGCCGACGCCCTCACAGCGGTGGTCGAGCTGGCCGGGTCGCCGGACTCGGACGCCGATGAGGCATGGCGATCAGAGCTGGTGAAACGCTTCGCCACGGTGCGGCCGTTCCTGCCGCTGCTGTGCGAGGTGATCCGCTTCGGCGCCGCACCCGACGGGCAGCGGGTTCTCGCGGCGTTACGGGATCTGCCCAGGTTGTGGGGCGGCGGCCGGAACAAGGTCGACCGTTCGGAGATCGACGAGCAGCTGCTGATCGGCTCCTGGCGCCGCCTGGTGCTGCACGCCCCCGGGCTGGAGCCCGGCGCGATCGATTGGCGGGCCTACACCTTCTGCGTGCTGGAGCAGTTCCACCGGTGCCTGCGGCGCCGGGACATCTTCGCGGTCAACTCCAGCAAGTGGGGCGACCCGCGCGCCAAGCTCCTCGCCGGCAGCGCGTGGACCACCGCGAAGCCGGTGGTGCTGGCCAGCCTCGGCCTGCCGGCCGACCCGGACGATCACCTCGACGAACGCGCTGAAGCGCTGGATGCCACCTTCCGCGAGGTCACCGTCGGGCTGCCGGACAACACCGCGGTGCGTTTCGACGAACATGGCCACCTGCACCTGGCGGCACTTCCGGCCGAAGCGGAGCCGCCGAGCGTGGAGAACCTGCGGGTGCTGACCAACCGCATGTTGCCCCGTGTCGATCTGCCCGAGGTGCTGCTGGAGGTCTTTGCCTGGACCGGCGCCGATGCGGCGTTCACCTCGATCACCGGCGGCGACGCCCGCCTGGCCGACCTGCACATCTCGATCGCCGCACTGCTGGTGTCCGAGGCGTGCAACATCGGCTGGGCCCCGGTGATCAAGCCTGGCGTCCCTGCGTTGACCCGCGACCGGCTCGCCCACGTCGACGCCACCTACATGCGGATGGACACGATCAAGGCCGCCAACGCCACCCTCATCGCCCACCAGGCCCGCATCGGGCTCGCGCAGACCTGGGGTGGCGGGCATGTGGCCAGTGTGGACGGGATGCGGTTCGTCGTGCCGGTGCAGACCATCAACGCCCGCCACAACTCGCACTACTGGGGCCAGAAACGGGGCGCGACCTGGCTGAACATGATCAACGACCACGCGGCTGGGCTGGCCGGGAAGGTCGTGGCCGGCACCCCGCGCGATTCCCTGCATGTCCTGGACGTGCTCTACGACCGCGACGGCGGCCAGAAACCGCAGATGATCGTCACCGACACCGCCTCCTACAGCGACATCGTCTTCGGACTGCTCACCCTCGCCGGATTCACCTACGCCCCGCAGCTGGCGGACCTGCCCGATCAGAAGCTGTGGCGCATCGACACCCGCGCCGACTACGGGCCGTTCGCCACGGCGGCCCGCGGCCGGATCGATTTGGAGCGGGTGCGGCGGCATTGGGAGGACATCCTGCGGGTGACGGCCTCGATCCACACTGGCGCGGTCCGCGCGCACGATGTGATCCGGATGCTCTCCCGCGACGGGCATCCGACCCCGCTCGGGGAGGCCATCGCCCACTACGGGCGCATCCACAAGACCCTGCACGTGCTGCGCCTGGTCGACGACACCGGCTACCGCCGCGACATCAAAGCCCAGGCCAACCTCCAAGAAGGCCGCCACGCCCTCGCACGGCGGATCTTCCACGGCCAGCGCGGCGAACTGCGCCAGCGCTACTACGAAGGCATGGAAGACCAACTCGGCGCCCTCGGCCTCGTGTTGAATGCGCTGGTGCTGTTCACCACCCGCTACCTGGATGCCGCGATCAGCGAGCTGCGTGCCGCCGGCTACGAGGTGCGCGACGCCGACGCCGCACGGTTGTCGCCGTTCGTCCGGCACCACGTCAACATGCTCGGCCGCTACTCCTTCCTCACTCCGGAACTGGCCGGCGGCCTTCGCCCGCTGCGCGACCCATCCGAACCCGACGAGGAGGAGATCGCCTGA